The Syngnathus typhle isolate RoL2023-S1 ecotype Sweden linkage group LG3, RoL_Styp_1.0, whole genome shotgun sequence genome window below encodes:
- the LOC133151588 gene encoding high mobility group protein B2-like, with protein MAKDPNKPRGKTSSYAFFVATCREEHKKKHPGTSVGFAEFSKKCSERWKTMSGKEKQKFEELAKNDKVRYDREMKGYVPPKGAKKGKKKKDPNAPKRPPSAFFVFCSDHRPRIKGENPGISIGDIAKKLGELWSTQNAKDKAPYEAKAAKLKEKYEKDVAAYRATGGSGKTDAGKKSGPGRPKKAQPVDDDDDDDDEEEDDEDDDDDEDD; from the exons ATGGCAAAGGATCCAAACAAGCCCAGAGGCAAAACTTCATCCtatgctttctttgtggcgacCTGCCGTGAGGAGCATAAAAAGAAGCACCCAGGAACCAGTGTTGGATTTGCAGAGTTTTCTAAGAAGTGCTCTGAAAGGTGGAAG accaTGTCTGGCAAGGAAAAGCAGAAGTTTGAAGAGCTGGCTAAGAATGACAAGGTCCGGTATGACAGAGAGATGAAAGGTTATGTCCCCCCGAAAGGtgcgaaaaaaggaaagaagaagaaggaccCTAATGCCCCCAAAAGGCCTCC atcTGCCTTCTTCGTCTTCTGCTCGGACCACCGACCCAGGATCAAGGGGGAGAACCCTGGCATCTCAATTGGTGACATTGCCAAGAAGCTTGGAGAGCTGTGGTCCACACAGAATGCTAAAGACAAGGCTCCATATGAGGCTAAAGCTGCTAAATTGAAGGAGAAATATGAGAAG GATGTTGCTGCTTACAGAGCAACAGGCGGCTCAGGGAAAACTGACGCTGGCAAGAAGAGTGGCCCAGGTAGGCCCAAAAAAGCCCAACCAgttgacgatgatgacgatgatgatgatgaagaggaagatgacgaagatgatgatgacgatgaagatGATTAA